In Leptospira ellinghausenii, the following proteins share a genomic window:
- a CDS encoding MBOAT family O-acyltransferase translates to MLFNSIPFLIFFSVVYLFYWAIPKEFRKGFLLFAGICFYAYFSLALTVHFVVVITVNYLLYRKIQSTPTRFWVGFTVSLNLINLGFFKYVYFFSKVLADLTSYPFFQQVPNLIHIALPLAISFYTFQVIAAAVDTYRNPNVPTVKVEDYFLFVAFFPVLIAGPIMRMSDFFPNLDKLTPSKEKMYRASYLMMSGLVKKVLVADPMSLTISPVFNSPSDYDSFSLFIAGICYSIQVFSDFSGLTDMARSVALYLGFETPENFKAPFFSTSGRELWKRWHITLSFWLRDYIYFPLGGSKKGELRTYLNLIIIMTLGGFWHGADYTFICWGFYWGVILAGERFLEGKLGLKLTPEKNKVLIVLKAMIVFVLFSISGLMFRSNNATNMVDHFYGIFTHFSHSLERLLDGTSNHWLISATSLFGEGSSFKYLHIENLERIFYTSFAVLFFHHLQYFPEFWEKIRKHDVWLVPTLGIITIFLLATLSQDGGEFIYYRF, encoded by the coding sequence ATGTTGTTTAATTCAATACCATTTTTAATCTTCTTTTCTGTTGTTTACCTTTTTTATTGGGCCATCCCCAAAGAATTTCGTAAGGGTTTTCTTCTATTCGCCGGGATTTGCTTTTATGCATATTTTTCATTGGCACTTACGGTTCACTTCGTTGTAGTCATAACGGTCAATTACCTTCTGTATCGTAAGATCCAATCGACGCCGACTCGTTTTTGGGTGGGGTTTACTGTTTCACTCAACTTGATCAATTTAGGTTTTTTTAAGTATGTTTACTTTTTTAGTAAGGTACTTGCTGATCTAACAAGTTATCCTTTTTTCCAACAAGTTCCAAATCTTATCCACATTGCACTTCCGCTTGCGATCAGTTTTTATACCTTCCAAGTCATTGCAGCAGCAGTAGACACCTATCGAAATCCGAATGTTCCCACTGTGAAAGTGGAAGACTACTTTTTGTTTGTCGCATTTTTTCCTGTCCTAATTGCAGGACCAATCATGCGAATGTCAGATTTTTTTCCAAACTTGGACAAACTCACACCTAGCAAAGAAAAGATGTATCGAGCATCGTATTTGATGATGTCAGGTCTCGTTAAAAAAGTGTTAGTTGCTGATCCAATGTCTCTTACAATTTCACCTGTTTTTAATTCTCCTTCAGATTATGATTCTTTTTCATTGTTCATTGCTGGTATTTGTTATTCCATTCAAGTATTCAGTGATTTTTCAGGTCTTACCGATATGGCAAGGTCAGTTGCATTGTATTTAGGGTTTGAAACTCCTGAAAACTTCAAGGCACCTTTTTTCTCAACGTCTGGGCGGGAGTTATGGAAAAGATGGCATATCACCCTTTCTTTTTGGTTACGTGACTATATTTATTTTCCGTTAGGTGGGTCCAAGAAAGGTGAACTCAGAACATATCTAAATTTAATTATCATAATGACATTGGGTGGATTTTGGCATGGTGCAGATTATACTTTTATCTGTTGGGGATTTTATTGGGGTGTGATTTTAGCAGGAGAACGGTTTTTAGAAGGGAAATTAGGGCTCAAGTTAACACCTGAAAAAAACAAAGTTTTAATTGTACTGAAAGCAATGATTGTATTTGTTTTGTTTTCCATTTCCGGACTCATGTTTCGATCCAACAATGCAACGAATATGGTGGATCATTTTTATGGAATTTTCACACATTTTTCTCATAGTTTAGAGCGATTGTTAGATGGAACTTCCAATCATTGGCTTATTTCTGCCACTTCTTTATTTGGTGAAGGTTCTTCTTTTAAATACTTACATATTGAAAACTTGGAACGTATCTTTTATACTTCGTTTGCTGTATTATTTTTTCATCATCTACAATACTTTCCTGAATTTTGGGAAAAAATTCGAAAACATGATGTTTGGTTGGTTCCAACACTCGGTATCATCACAATCTTTTTGTTAGCCACATTATCACAAGATGGTGGCGAGTTTATTTATTATCGCTTTTAG
- a CDS encoding NYN domain-containing protein yields the protein MPVNERILIDGMNLMYKFPDLAFSLGEYRLQDARSGLLVHLKRHFPDLNQRKVIIFFDGKKELLSECYSEEWEGFSIHYSHEKKADELIIGYLNYCQVPSQCLVVTSDKEILSYARRLRVKRKTSEEFYAEWVKRETEVDETEFNHLKEGLTPSSESDYWERQFLP from the coding sequence GTGCCCGTAAATGAGAGAATCCTGATCGACGGGATGAATTTGATGTATAAATTTCCTGACCTGGCATTTTCTTTGGGGGAATACCGTCTCCAAGATGCCAGAAGCGGACTACTCGTTCATTTAAAACGCCATTTTCCCGACCTAAACCAACGGAAAGTGATCATATTTTTTGACGGGAAGAAGGAGTTACTTTCTGAATGTTATTCCGAGGAATGGGAAGGATTTTCCATCCATTACAGTCATGAAAAAAAAGCGGACGAACTCATCATTGGCTATTTAAACTATTGTCAAGTACCTTCTCAATGTTTGGTGGTAACTTCAGACAAAGAGATATTAAGTTATGCAAGAAGGTTACGGGTAAAACGTAAAACTTCTGAAGAGTTTTATGCCGAATGGGTCAAACGGGAAACAGAAGTAGATGAAACTGAATTTAACCACCTGAAAGAAGGATTGACACCTAGTTCGGAAAGCGATTACTGGGAGAGACAATTCCTTCCTTGA
- a CDS encoding SDR family NAD(P)-dependent oxidoreductase — translation MGKKIIVVGASSGIGKAIAEQELNAGSSVVLLARREKSLESIAKKANSSKEKRAFPLVFDVTKFVTAEKTFQKAVSLLGGVDEVYFASGVMPEIGKQEYNVSKDLEMLNVNLIGAVAFLNPVATFFTKQKSGKIIGISSIAGERGRKGNPVYNTSKAGLNTYLEALRNRLSEVNVQVTTIKPGFVKTEMTDGLVLPEKGLLKAITADEAAEKIRAIVASGKDEAFVPGIWALVALIIRNIPNFIFKKLSI, via the coding sequence ATGGGGAAAAAAATAATCGTCGTCGGTGCCTCGAGTGGGATCGGAAAAGCCATTGCTGAACAAGAATTGAACGCGGGGTCCTCCGTGGTCCTTTTAGCGAGAAGGGAAAAATCCCTAGAGTCCATTGCCAAAAAAGCCAATTCCTCCAAAGAGAAACGTGCCTTCCCTTTGGTCTTTGATGTGACTAAATTTGTTACAGCAGAGAAAACCTTCCAAAAAGCTGTCTCACTCCTTGGAGGTGTGGACGAAGTGTATTTTGCATCTGGTGTGATGCCGGAGATTGGAAAACAAGAATACAATGTAAGTAAAGATTTAGAAATGTTAAATGTAAACCTTATAGGAGCTGTTGCCTTTTTAAATCCTGTTGCTACTTTTTTTACCAAACAAAAATCAGGAAAGATCATTGGAATCTCATCTATTGCGGGAGAAAGAGGTAGGAAAGGAAATCCTGTTTATAACACTTCCAAAGCGGGTCTCAATACTTATTTAGAAGCACTTCGAAATCGTCTATCAGAAGTAAATGTCCAAGTAACAACAATTAAACCAGGATTTGTCAAAACAGAAATGACGGATGGTTTGGTTTTACCGGAAAAAGGTTTACTCAAAGCAATTACTGCTGATGAAGCAGCCGAAAAAATTCGTGCTATCGTTGCGAGTGGCAAAGATGAAGCTTTTGTTCCCGGTATTTGGGCACTTGTCGCACTTATCATTCGAAACATTCCCAACTTTATTTTCAAAAAACTGAGTATCTAA
- a CDS encoding FAD-binding oxidoreductase, with the protein MVTKKTKSIPNIKVPMKEKVEAWGMSSFSMSPVFRPETEEEIKELFVWANQTGTKVALRGGGCSYGDASTNTDGIVLDLTRFNKVLDFNLKSGVMTVQSGARIKDLWETGIENGFWPPVVSGTMMPTLGGALSMNIHGKNNFKVGTIGEHIKEFTFLTAKGDILECSPKKNSDLFYSAISGFGMLGCFLTVQIKMKPIYSGKMKIDPVYVRNFDELFAYFEEHYKTADYLVGWIDAFASGKSLGRGQIHKATNLKAGEDPDFPGNCLLERQHLPSRLFYVIPKKWMWILMRPFSFNFGMRMINLAKCIASILVNNKAYYQGHAEYAFLLDYVPNWKFVYKPGSMIQYQVFIPKENAKQAFSEIFTKCQERGIVNYLSVFKKHKPDPFLLTHAVDGFSMAMDFPVTKGNREKLWSLCYELDEIVLKHKGRFYFAKDSTLRKRVMESYFPKDNLKKFYSLKKKYDPKGILQTDLYKRVFLS; encoded by the coding sequence ATGGTTACAAAAAAAACAAAATCCATCCCTAATATAAAAGTCCCAATGAAAGAAAAGGTAGAAGCATGGGGAATGAGTTCATTTTCCATGTCACCTGTGTTTCGACCAGAAACTGAGGAAGAGATCAAAGAACTTTTTGTTTGGGCGAACCAAACTGGCACCAAAGTAGCGTTACGCGGCGGCGGATGTAGTTACGGTGATGCTTCAACGAATACGGATGGAATTGTTTTAGATTTAACTCGTTTTAATAAAGTATTAGATTTTAATCTAAAATCGGGTGTAATGACAGTTCAATCTGGAGCTCGTATCAAGGACCTTTGGGAAACTGGGATTGAGAATGGTTTTTGGCCACCAGTCGTTTCTGGAACTATGATGCCAACTCTCGGTGGTGCGCTTTCCATGAACATTCATGGAAAAAATAATTTTAAAGTGGGAACCATCGGCGAACACATCAAAGAATTTACCTTTTTAACGGCAAAAGGCGATATCCTCGAATGTTCTCCTAAAAAAAATTCAGATCTATTTTATTCTGCAATTTCCGGCTTTGGAATGTTAGGTTGCTTTTTAACCGTTCAAATCAAAATGAAACCCATTTATTCAGGAAAAATGAAAATTGATCCAGTGTATGTGCGGAACTTCGATGAATTATTTGCCTATTTTGAAGAACACTACAAAACTGCAGATTATTTGGTGGGCTGGATTGATGCATTTGCTTCTGGAAAATCTTTAGGCCGTGGTCAAATCCATAAAGCAACCAATTTAAAAGCAGGCGAAGACCCAGATTTTCCAGGAAATTGTTTGTTAGAAAGACAACACCTTCCTTCCCGTTTGTTTTATGTGATTCCTAAAAAATGGATGTGGATCCTTATGCGCCCATTCAGCTTTAATTTTGGTATGAGGATGATCAATTTAGCAAAATGTATAGCGAGTATTTTGGTAAACAACAAAGCATATTACCAAGGTCATGCGGAATATGCGTTTTTACTAGACTATGTTCCGAATTGGAAATTTGTCTACAAACCTGGCTCTATGATCCAATACCAAGTGTTTATTCCTAAAGAAAACGCCAAACAAGCATTCAGTGAAATATTCACGAAATGCCAAGAACGTGGCATTGTGAATTACTTATCAGTTTTCAAAAAACACAAACCAGATCCATTCCTTCTCACACATGCTGTGGACGGATTTTCAATGGCGATGGATTTTCCTGTCACAAAAGGGAATCGCGAAAAACTTTGGTCTCTTTGTTATGAACTCGATGAAATTGTCTTAAAACATAAAGGAAGATTTTATTTTGCAAAAGATTCTACTCTCCGCAAACGTGTGATGGAGTCTTATTTTCCAAAAGATAATTTAAAGAAGTTTTATTCTTTAAAGAAAAAATATGATCCAAAAGGAATTTTACAAACAGATTTGTACAAACGAGTGTTTTTAAGTTAA
- a CDS encoding LptF/LptG family permease, whose amino-acid sequence MNLILTPFLWFKREFIPFRTLDRYLFFDFFKTFIGTLIMLTSMIVIYKFTDVMKYLVSSKVNQSHVYLHVLYSLPSMVDQVVAPALMFSVCFVIGQFSVNKELVAMMVAGVSFIRIITPILFFGIAMWLIMTFFGQTVVIPANKKAQIEFSIMAKGSNRLIDFVYQLHIKGKKGFYYVYWIDEKENTVKGGFNYIEITPDGYPTYTVSSQKAKYIPNPHSWVLYDAEEVRFNENLELVSRTKYAEKTYDFPEDLAYFSKPVRNPEEMNFFELADEIESRITKGIPFRNVIVQQHMAFAMPLMSFVVVTLGALAGAITKRSAGVASLGLTIAVVLLYYILNSTAKTLAENGALPIWIGMWITPVIFTYAAYFLYRRMNI is encoded by the coding sequence ATGAACCTTATTTTAACACCTTTTCTCTGGTTCAAACGAGAGTTTATCCCTTTTCGAACTCTCGACAGATATTTATTTTTTGATTTTTTCAAAACATTCATTGGCACACTGATCATGTTAACGTCGATGATAGTCATTTATAAATTCACAGATGTGATGAAGTATTTAGTTTCTTCAAAAGTGAATCAGTCCCATGTGTACTTACATGTTCTATATTCTTTGCCATCGATGGTGGATCAAGTAGTCGCACCAGCTCTCATGTTTTCTGTTTGTTTTGTCATAGGACAATTTAGCGTAAATAAGGAACTTGTCGCGATGATGGTGGCTGGTGTTTCCTTCATTCGAATCATCACACCAATTTTATTTTTTGGAATCGCCATGTGGCTCATCATGACATTCTTTGGGCAAACAGTTGTTATTCCCGCAAATAAAAAAGCTCAAATTGAATTTAGCATCATGGCAAAAGGTTCCAATCGATTGATCGATTTTGTTTACCAATTGCATATCAAAGGTAAAAAAGGATTTTATTACGTATATTGGATCGATGAAAAAGAAAACACAGTTAAGGGAGGATTTAATTATATTGAAATCACTCCTGATGGATATCCTACATATACAGTATCATCCCAAAAAGCAAAATACATTCCAAATCCACATAGTTGGGTTTTGTATGACGCAGAAGAAGTTAGATTCAATGAAAATTTAGAACTGGTTTCAAGAACCAAATATGCAGAAAAAACGTATGACTTTCCAGAAGACTTAGCTTACTTTTCTAAACCGGTTCGAAATCCAGAGGAAATGAATTTTTTTGAACTCGCAGACGAAATTGAATCAAGAATTACTAAAGGGATTCCCTTTCGGAATGTGATCGTACAACAACATATGGCATTTGCGATGCCACTTATGTCCTTTGTGGTTGTAACACTTGGAGCACTTGCCGGTGCGATCACCAAACGTTCTGCAGGTGTTGCAAGCCTTGGACTAACGATTGCTGTGGTATTGTTATACTATATTCTAAATTCAACTGCTAAAACATTAGCAGAAAATGGAGCATTACCGATTTGGATCGGAATGTGGATCACACCTGTTATTTTCACTTACGCAGCTTATTTTCTCTACCGACGGATGAATATTTAA
- a CDS encoding PP2C family protein-serine/threonine phosphatase, whose protein sequence is MMLQSIQDRFKLDDEVLKISRICLVVFSSFIGFGIFAPVDELGLYDPKWIRVIHASITISFFVATYFVSWVRKNIQTIMLVFFYTMSAHSLILLYWNSLYIGYLVGMILVLSCIGVSFVDRRSLVSYLGTVTSFGILVGIYTKDHQVDLSLYLSAIITPALVSYLTLNIRLSSVEKLRSSEFQLKKFQDRMLSELELANETQSNIVTTDWPKKRGIKFYSFFRSFDQVGGDAISYFEREDGKMALFFADVSGHGIASAMVSAMAVLAFKIHGNQNQPSECLKAIHDDLQSLVPNNHISACVLFVDLETKEIKYSIAGHPPIIHIQKENGPKFLEGLGTLIVSFLKPNLKNYQITLESGDRILLYSDGILEVFDESGEIYGEEHLVESIKNHSDKKGDEFLNAIYEDSMSFSAKRISDDMSMLLLEIQ, encoded by the coding sequence ATGATGTTACAATCAATACAAGATCGTTTCAAATTAGATGATGAGGTTTTAAAAATCTCTAGGATCTGTCTTGTTGTATTTTCTAGTTTTATTGGTTTTGGGATCTTTGCCCCTGTCGATGAATTAGGATTATATGATCCGAAATGGATTCGTGTGATCCATGCTTCAATTACAATTTCATTTTTCGTTGCTACCTATTTTGTAAGCTGGGTACGAAAAAATATCCAAACAATTATGTTGGTATTTTTTTATACAATGAGTGCGCATTCTTTAATCCTATTGTATTGGAACTCTTTATACATCGGATATTTGGTTGGAATGATTTTGGTTCTCTCTTGTATTGGTGTGAGTTTTGTGGACAGACGTTCTCTAGTTTCTTATCTGGGCACTGTTACTTCTTTTGGGATATTGGTTGGAATTTATACAAAAGATCACCAAGTCGACTTATCTTTATATTTGTCTGCGATTATAACACCAGCTTTAGTTTCATACCTAACACTGAATATACGGTTAAGCTCAGTTGAAAAGTTAAGAAGTTCAGAATTCCAACTTAAAAAATTCCAAGACAGAATGTTAAGTGAATTGGAATTAGCAAATGAAACCCAATCAAACATAGTCACGACCGACTGGCCGAAAAAAAGGGGAATTAAATTTTATTCTTTTTTTCGTTCCTTTGACCAAGTAGGTGGAGATGCGATCAGTTACTTTGAAAGAGAAGATGGTAAAATGGCATTATTTTTTGCTGATGTATCGGGGCATGGAATTGCATCAGCTATGGTGTCAGCGATGGCTGTTTTGGCATTTAAAATTCATGGGAACCAAAACCAACCATCCGAATGTTTGAAAGCGATTCATGATGATTTACAAAGTTTAGTTCCAAACAATCATATAAGCGCCTGTGTTTTGTTTGTGGATTTAGAAACAAAAGAAATCAAATATTCGATTGCAGGCCATCCTCCAATCATCCATATCCAAAAAGAAAATGGACCAAAGTTTTTAGAAGGACTTGGAACACTCATTGTTTCATTTCTCAAACCAAACTTAAAAAACTACCAAATCACACTCGAATCAGGGGATAGAATTTTATTGTATTCCGATGGAATTTTGGAAGTATTCGACGAATCAGGTGAAATTTATGGTGAAGAACATTTGGTTGAATCCATCAAAAATCATTCTGACAAAAAAGGTGATGAATTTTTAAATGCTATTTATGAAGACTCAATGTCATTTTCTGCTAAACGCATTTCGGATGATATGAGTATGTTATTATTGGAAATACAATGA
- a CDS encoding acyl-CoA thioesterase: MSKPSKYKHKFTQQVVWGEMDAFGHVNNVTYVRYFESARADYFTKEGLWDSPLKPVKAGPVLTHLDMDYRKQVVFPATLEITLEVNAISSRAFSVICSMWNEENECVLTGNASFVWFDFSLQKPSALPEHFKTKFGNSNLV; this comes from the coding sequence ATGTCAAAACCATCTAAGTACAAACATAAATTCACACAACAAGTGGTCTGGGGAGAGATGGATGCATTTGGCCATGTCAACAATGTCACCTACGTTCGTTACTTTGAGTCTGCAAGGGCAGATTATTTTACGAAAGAGGGATTATGGGATTCTCCATTAAAACCTGTAAAAGCAGGTCCAGTGCTCACTCATTTGGATATGGACTATCGTAAACAAGTGGTTTTCCCTGCCACCTTAGAAATCACCCTTGAAGTGAATGCAATTTCTTCCAGAGCATTCTCTGTGATTTGTTCTATGTGGAATGAAGAAAATGAATGTGTTTTAACAGGGAATGCTTCCTTTGTTTGGTTTGATTTCTCATTGCAAAAACCTTCAGCATTACCGGAACATTTCAAAACAAAATTTGGAAATTCAAATTTGGTATGA
- the pbpC gene encoding penicillin-binding protein 1C, whose translation MISYFHQMASVKFVTLFLFFPSIVMALPTYQEVKASFTPSDISLYDRKNELIQRLRIRKDFRSEEWVEYEEFPKFLIDSVIHAEDKRFFEHAGVDGNAILASIFSGLKGSSIRGASTISMQLVTLLDPELQPKNNQRKSIFQKLKQINRVMELESIWNKEEIFTAYLNLIYFRGELKGIASASKGLFRKSVSSLTPNESYLLAALIRSPQSPIEKVSKRVCALMWERDGKTSDCEDLFRFVRESLFRNLDYPQQPSHVPLFAKSVFELGGFNQIQNQKIETSLSFIYQKKIEEILKRNIKTLENRNVKDGAVIVLENKTGNILVYVPNIGRESSVSQLDLVRTKRQVGSTLKPFVYALNFEQKKLTPQSILSDSPIGIPVYQGIYRPLNYDKSYKGNVTVRESLASSLNIPAIRALSFLDVNEFVSLLENLGIHGLQYPEFYGPSLALGAADISLLELTNAYRMFANGGMYSQIQWKKFETNQSQKRIFSPQVSYMISEILSDREARSLGFGWDNFLSTSYFTAVKTGTSQDMRDNWCIGYSEHYTVGVWVGNPTGSPMLDVSGITGAAPVWRETMDLLHESLSSKLHPIEVSNSSEMEPNLEILSSNENQIEKTKSFRILTPVSGSIFALDPDIPNGRQKILFTISSYDVSYSYHLNDAFLANAKEPYLWEPKKGEYRLEIKDKDQKVVSISLFEVR comes from the coding sequence ATGATCTCATATTTTCACCAAATGGCCTCGGTAAAGTTTGTTACACTATTTTTATTTTTCCCTTCCATTGTAATGGCACTTCCTACGTATCAGGAAGTAAAAGCGAGTTTCACACCATCTGACATCAGTTTGTATGATCGAAAAAATGAACTCATCCAACGCCTTCGGATCAGAAAAGATTTTCGATCAGAAGAGTGGGTGGAGTATGAAGAATTCCCGAAATTTTTAATCGATTCGGTGATCCATGCAGAAGATAAACGTTTTTTTGAACATGCTGGAGTTGATGGAAATGCAATCTTAGCTTCCATATTTTCTGGTTTAAAAGGTTCTTCCATACGTGGAGCATCCACCATATCAATGCAACTTGTCACTCTTCTCGATCCAGAGTTACAACCTAAGAATAACCAAAGGAAATCAATTTTTCAAAAACTCAAACAAATCAATCGAGTTATGGAATTAGAATCAATTTGGAACAAAGAAGAAATCTTCACTGCGTATCTGAATTTGATTTATTTTCGTGGGGAACTGAAAGGAATTGCTTCTGCTTCCAAAGGATTGTTTCGAAAATCAGTTTCATCGCTCACTCCAAATGAATCCTATTTACTTGCAGCATTAATTCGTTCTCCTCAAAGTCCTATCGAAAAGGTATCAAAGCGAGTTTGTGCTCTAATGTGGGAACGAGATGGAAAAACTTCCGATTGTGAGGATCTTTTTCGTTTTGTTAGGGAAAGTTTGTTTCGTAATTTAGATTATCCCCAACAACCTTCCCATGTCCCTCTTTTTGCGAAATCAGTGTTTGAATTAGGTGGATTCAATCAAATTCAAAATCAAAAAATTGAAACTTCTTTATCCTTTATTTACCAAAAGAAAATTGAAGAAATACTGAAAAGAAATATTAAAACATTAGAAAATAGAAATGTAAAAGATGGTGCCGTGATTGTATTGGAAAACAAAACGGGAAATATTCTCGTGTATGTTCCCAATATTGGGAGAGAAAGTTCGGTTTCACAATTGGATTTAGTTCGTACCAAAAGGCAAGTTGGTTCCACATTAAAACCATTTGTGTATGCATTAAATTTTGAGCAGAAAAAACTCACTCCTCAATCCATTTTATCAGATTCTCCCATTGGAATTCCTGTTTACCAAGGAATTTATAGACCTCTGAATTATGACAAATCATATAAAGGAAACGTGACCGTAAGGGAAAGTTTAGCGTCATCTTTAAATATTCCTGCGATTCGAGCTTTGTCTTTTCTAGATGTTAATGAATTTGTATCCCTTTTAGAAAATCTTGGAATTCACGGATTACAATACCCAGAGTTTTACGGTCCATCACTTGCACTAGGTGCAGCAGACATTAGTTTGTTAGAACTGACAAACGCATATCGTATGTTTGCAAATGGTGGTATGTATTCCCAAATCCAATGGAAAAAATTTGAAACAAACCAAAGTCAAAAAAGAATTTTTTCTCCACAGGTAAGTTATATGATTTCTGAAATTTTATCTGACAGAGAAGCAAGGTCTCTTGGCTTCGGATGGGATAATTTTTTATCCACCTCTTATTTTACGGCGGTAAAAACGGGAACAAGCCAAGATATGCGAGATAATTGGTGTATTGGATATTCAGAACATTATACTGTAGGAGTATGGGTTGGAAATCCCACTGGAAGTCCAATGTTAGATGTGTCTGGAATCACAGGTGCAGCACCTGTTTGGCGAGAAACAATGGACTTATTACATGAATCACTCAGTTCAAAATTACATCCGATAGAAGTATCTAATTCTTCTGAGATGGAACCAAATCTTGAAATTTTGTCGTCTAATGAGAATCAAATTGAGAAAACAAAATCATTTCGAATTTTGACACCTGTGAGTGGGAGTATTTTTGCATTAGATCCAGATATTCCGAATGGTCGGCAAAAAATCCTCTTTACAATCAGTTCCTACGATGTTTCGTATTCTTATCATTTAAACGATGCTTTTCTTGCGAATGCAAAAGAACCATATCTCTGGGAGCCAAAAAAAGGAGAGTATCGATTGGAAATCAAAGACAAAGATCAAAAGGTTGTATCCATATCTTTATTTGAAGTTCGGTAA
- a CDS encoding RsmD family RNA methyltransferase — MKGLRVSQGKWKGKEIPSPPDVSGHLNFTNSLVKKAIFSLMDSRLLSWGLSFESVLFCDYFAGSGQISAEAFSLSVKRLLTYELDQTRFRNLHTLFRGLPNVQLFRKDATKHALKWELGEESAYIFYLDPPYTYWSETPMRMKEMLEDLYQFCLSTNKPFLILCQIPEHQSTKNIWVNVPYKIREYGSHFIIETGYESMETMED; from the coding sequence ATGAAAGGTCTTCGTGTTTCACAAGGTAAGTGGAAAGGAAAAGAAATTCCATCACCACCCGATGTATCCGGTCATCTTAACTTTACCAATAGTCTTGTTAAAAAAGCAATTTTTTCCCTTATGGATTCTCGGTTATTGTCTTGGGGTCTTAGTTTTGAATCAGTATTGTTTTGCGATTATTTTGCTGGAAGTGGGCAAATCTCGGCTGAGGCGTTTAGCCTTTCAGTCAAACGACTTCTAACATACGAACTAGACCAAACACGATTTCGAAATTTACATACTCTATTTCGCGGACTACCAAATGTCCAATTGTTTCGAAAAGATGCCACGAAACATGCGTTAAAGTGGGAATTGGGAGAAGAATCGGCATATATCTTTTACTTAGATCCACCTTACACCTATTGGTCGGAAACTCCAATGCGAATGAAAGAAATGTTGGAAGATTTATACCAATTTTGCCTTTCGACAAATAAACCATTTTTAATTCTTTGTCAAATTCCAGAACACCAATCCACAAAAAACATTTGGGTCAATGTTCCTTATAAAATTAGAGAGTATGGAAGTCATTTCATCATCGAAACAGGTTATGAATCCATGGAAACTATGGAAGATTAA
- a CDS encoding tetratricopeptide repeat protein, with translation MTFTHSLFCILVVPSILWSDSSPFSTLYSEFKKGNYSLVSKQSLQYLNGREPEKDPRIFFLYVSTEENWSKLKSNLSKENSPNFRLSPHYWNAVYLFMERALVFGESDLLIEWGKDFQKNGKQSPKYNDALLLYGLGLMDLKNESEAKKVFSEIESNSPSKHILVQLEEIKTVGK, from the coding sequence TTGACTTTTACCCATTCTCTTTTTTGTATTTTGGTCGTTCCGTCCATTTTATGGAGCGACTCTTCTCCATTTTCGACTTTGTATTCAGAATTCAAAAAAGGAAATTATTCTCTCGTATCCAAACAATCGCTCCAATACTTAAATGGACGAGAACCCGAAAAAGATCCTCGGATCTTTTTTCTCTATGTTTCTACAGAAGAAAATTGGTCAAAACTCAAATCCAATTTAAGTAAGGAAAACTCACCTAACTTTAGATTGTCGCCACATTATTGGAATGCAGTTTATTTGTTTATGGAGAGAGCTTTGGTGTTTGGAGAATCTGATTTACTCATAGAATGGGGAAAGGATTTTCAAAAAAATGGAAAACAAAGTCCAAAATACAATGATGCACTATTGTTATATGGACTTGGTTTGATGGATTTAAAAAATGAATCCGAAGCCAAAAAGGTTTTTTCAGAAATTGAATCTAATTCTCCTTCTAAACATATTTTGGTCCAATTGGAAGAGATCAAAACAGTTGGGAAATAA
- a CDS encoding SufE family protein has translation MKQNIEEIQKEIISEFSELTDWEEKFQYLIELGEELPKFPDEKRTEEYLVPGCQSRVWVAPKLTEGKLEFDADSDTALTKGLIAILIRVFSGQSPEDIANASLGFIEEVGLAKFLSISRRNGLFSMVQKLKGYAEKV, from the coding sequence ATGAAACAAAACATTGAAGAAATCCAAAAAGAAATCATCTCTGAGTTTTCGGAACTGACTGATTGGGAAGAAAAATTCCAATACCTTATCGAGTTAGGTGAGGAATTGCCAAAGTTTCCTGATGAAAAAAGAACAGAAGAATATTTAGTACCGGGATGCCAATCTCGGGTTTGGGTCGCACCAAAACTGACTGAAGGGAAATTGGAGTTTGATGCAGATAGTGACACGGCACTTACGAAAGGACTCATTGCCATTCTCATACGAGTATTTTCAGGACAAAGTCCAGAAGATATAGCGAATGCCTCACTTGGATTTATAGAAGAAGTTGGTCTTGCAAAGTTTTTATCGATCTCAAGACGGAATGGACTATTTTCTATGGTACAAAAACTAAAGGGGTATGCAGAAAAAGTATAA